The window GTTTTTTTATCTACAAATGCATAGATGTATTCAACATTTATTGATTCTTTAGTTAGTACATCAAGTGCACCTTCTAGTCCTCCTGGCTGATCTTCTACTTCTATTGCTAGAACATCTGCAAGACTTACTGCAAATTCATCTTCAAGTACTTTTTTTGCATCATCTGGATTTGATACTATCATTCTTAGTATTCCAAATTCTGATGTATCTGCTATTGAAAGTGCTTTTATGTCTATGTTATTTTGTGCTAATATTTTTAGTGCTTTTTGTAGTCTTCCTTCTTTGTTTTCAAGAAATACTGATACTTGTTTTACTTGCATTTTGAATCTACCTCTTATTAAATATTATTTAAATTTATATTTTTAGCTAAAGTCTCGTTTATCTATTACTCTTTTTGCTTTTCCTTCACTTCTTGGTATGGTGAATGGTTCTGCTAGTGTTACTTTTACACCTATTCCTATTGCTTCTTTTATGCTTTTTGCGATTTTGTTTCTGAATGTTTCAAGATCTGTTATGGAATCTGAGAAGTTTGCTTGATCTATTTCTACTTGTACTTCTATTTCATCTAGTGTATCTGGTCTTGATACTATTATTTGATATGCTGGAGCAAGTTCATCTACTTTCATGATTACTTCTTCAATTTGTTTTGGGAATACTATTACTCCTTTTACTTTAAGCATGTCATCGCTTCGTCCTTTGATTCTGCTCATTCGTACGGTTGTTCTTCCACATTTACATTTTTCATAGTTTAGTGATGTTAGATCTTTTGTTCTGTATCTAATTACAGGCATTCCAGTTTTTGTAAGTGATGTGAATACTATTTCTCCTTCTTCTCCTTCTGGTAGTACTTCAAGTGTTTCAGGATCTATTATTTCAGGATAGAAGTGGTCTTCTGCTATGTGCATTCCATCTTTCATGTGACATTCTGTTGATACTCCAGGTCCTATTACTTCTGTTAATCCGTAGATGTTTTGTGCTGATATGTCGAATTTTTCTTCTAGTTTTGCTCTGATTTCTTCTGTCCACATTTCTGCTCCAAATAGTCCTCCTTTTAGTGGTAGGTCTTTTGGATCCATTCCTTCTTTTTCCATTGTTTCAGCGATAAATAATGCGTATGATGGTGTGCAACATAGGAAGTCTGC is drawn from Methanosphaera cuniculi and contains these coding sequences:
- a CDS encoding acetolactate synthase, with protein sequence MQVKQVSVFLENKEGRLQKALKILAQNNIDIKALSIADTSEFGILRMIVSNPDDAKKVLEDEFAVSLADVLAIEVEDQPGGLEGALDVLTKESINVEYIYAFVDKKTNKALVVLKTDDNQLAQDILGGIGFSIVKSEDVYSL
- a CDS encoding phenylacetate--CoA ligase family protein is translated as MAKFSEDDVYIFNKERECMQREDMKELQLKRLKNTVKYAYEHVDFYRDLYDKHNVHPDDIKTLEDIQKLPFITKDDLRKTYPFKLQAAPKEDWKEVHSTSGTTGIPTVAAYTQKDLDIWAESTARGLASVGVNPKSIVNVAYGFGLFTGGHGAQYGAQKIGALAVPMSSGNTPKQINFLKDFPADFLCCTPSYALFIAETMEKEGMDPKDLPLKGGLFGAEMWTEEIRAKLEEKFDISAQNIYGLTEVIGPGVSTECHMKDGMHIAEDHFYPEIIDPETLEVLPEGEEGEIVFTSLTKTGMPVIRYRTKDLTSLNYEKCKCGRTTVRMSRIKGRSDDMLKVKGVIVFPKQIEEVIMKVDELAPAYQIIVSRPDTLDEIEVQVEIDQANFSDSITDLETFRNKIAKSIKEAIGIGVKVTLAEPFTIPRSEGKAKRVIDKRDFS